In Macadamia integrifolia cultivar HAES 741 unplaced genomic scaffold, SCU_Mint_v3 scaffold2961, whole genome shotgun sequence, the following proteins share a genomic window:
- the LOC122067532 gene encoding stearoyl-[acyl-carrier-protein] 9-desaturase 6, chloroplastic-like: protein MLHSQSLCHPQQLSSLGNNVKTKTPATRIVKLRQLSVSAVAAPPQPRPAVTGPSRTHSMPPEKVEIFKSLNGWAEEKILPLLKPVEQCWQPHDFLPDSSLPTDVFEGQVRELRKRSSELPDDYLVVLVGDMITEEALPTYQSFVNRLDGVNDETGASPDAWATWNRGWTAEENRHGDLLKTYLYLSGRVNMPKIERTIQYLIGGGMDTGTENNPYLGYVYTSFQERATFISHGNTARLAKEHGDTVLARICGSIAADEKRHENAYVKMVEKLLEIDPSDAMLGIADMMRKKIAMPAYLMYDGQDPNLYDNFAAVAQRVGVYTAGDYADILDFLVGRWKLEKLEGLNSAANEAQDFVCGLAPRFRKLHQRAEERARKTKPRTVGFSWIFDREVAF from the exons ATGCTGCACTCACAGAGCCTTTGCCACCCACAGCAACTTTCGTCCCTCGGTAACAatgtcaaaaccaaaaccccagCCACCCGCATCGTCAAACTCCGGCAACTATCAGTTTCCGCCGTAGCAGCACCACCTCAGCCACGTCCGGCGGTGACAGGCCCATCGAGGACACACTCGATGCCACCTGAGAAGGTGGAGATATTCAAGTCTCTTAACGGCTGGGCAGAGGAAAAGATACTCCCACTACTAAAACCAGTGGAGCAGTGCTGGCAGCCGCATGATTTCTTGCCGGACTCATCCTTACCGACGGATGTGTTCGAGGGGCAGGTGCGTGAGCTACGTAAGAGATCGTCGGAATTGCCGGACGATTACTTGGTGGTGTTGGTAGGTGACATGATCACAGAAGAGGCCCTACCCACGTACCAGTCTTTCGTGAACCGGCTCGACGGGGTCAATGACGAGACTGGTGCCAGTCCGGATGCTTGGGCCACCTGGAACCGTGGTTGGACCGCGGAAGAGAACCGACACGGCGATCTGCTCAAGACCTACCTGTATCTCTCCGGTCGTGTCAATATGCCCAAGATCGAGCGCACCATTCAGTACCTTATCGGCGGTGGCATG GACACGGGAACAGAGAACAACCCCTACTTGGGATACGTGTACACGTCGTTCCAAGAGAGGGCCACGTTTATATCACACGGCAACACAGCCCGGCTGGCTAAGGAGCATGGGGACACAGTGTTGGCACGCATCTGTGGTAGTATTGCGGCAGACGAGAAGCGGCACGAGAATGCGTACGTGAAAATGGTGGAGAAGCTACTGGAGATAGACCCCTCCGACGCAATGCTCGGGATCGCCGATATGATGCGAAAGAAGATTGCCATGCCTGCTTACCTCATGTACGACGGCCAAGATCCCAATCTATACGATAACTTCGCTGCTGTCGCACAAAGGGTCGGCGTCTACACGGCCGGAGATTACGCGGACATATTGGATTTCCTGGTTGGGCGGTGGAAGCTGGAGAAGCTAGAGGGTCTCAACAGCGCTGCCAACGAAGCACAGGATTTTGTGTGTGGTTTGGCTCCCAGGTTCCGAAAGCTGCACCAACGAGCGGAAGAACGAGCACGTAAGACGAAGCCACGTACTGTGGGGTTCAGTTGGATTTTCGACAGGGAGGTTGCGTTCTAG